The Peribacillus simplex genome contains a region encoding:
- a CDS encoding ABC transporter ATP-binding protein — MLSITDLEKSYSAKKILNGVNLEIQKGEILGFIGANGAGKTTTLNIITGILDSENGKVEINGLTKEDGIEYKKQFFFIPDTINVFNNVSGFDWIRFLMNLYGNDDKERLGKYINRFGMQESIKKPMGSYSYGMMHKVSLIAAFTINPPIIIMDEPLNGLDPNAVLVFKGLIKQYVETGGTVFFSTHLLDVAEKICNTVAILKEGKIILHDEIQNIIGESSLESTFMEAQVYEGKTSVN, encoded by the coding sequence TTGTTAAGCATCACAGATTTAGAGAAAAGCTACTCGGCCAAGAAGATTTTGAATGGTGTAAATCTAGAAATCCAAAAAGGGGAAATCTTAGGTTTTATAGGGGCAAATGGCGCAGGGAAAACCACGACGCTGAACATTATTACGGGCATTTTAGATTCTGAAAATGGAAAGGTTGAAATAAATGGCCTGACCAAAGAAGACGGCATAGAATATAAAAAACAATTTTTCTTCATCCCTGATACTATCAATGTTTTTAACAATGTGTCGGGATTTGATTGGATTCGTTTCTTGATGAACCTATATGGAAATGATGACAAAGAACGGTTGGGGAAATATATCAATCGGTTTGGGATGCAGGAGTCCATTAAAAAGCCAATGGGAAGTTATTCTTATGGAATGATGCACAAGGTTTCCTTGATAGCGGCTTTTACCATTAATCCCCCGATCATCATTATGGATGAACCGTTAAATGGATTAGACCCAAACGCCGTTTTAGTTTTTAAGGGGTTAATCAAACAATATGTTGAAACGGGCGGTACAGTGTTTTTCTCGACGCATCTGCTGGATGTGGCAGAGAAGATTTGTAATACAGTGGCTATTTTAAAAGAGGGAAAAATCATCCTGCATGATGAAATACAAAATATAATAGGTGAAAGTTCATTGGAATCTACCTTTATGGAGGCTCAGGTATATGAAGGAAAAACTTCAGTTAACTAG